A stretch of DNA from Paenibacillus sp. FSL W8-0186:
TGGAATGCATTACAGCCAAAGCTCATGAAGCAGGTTAGACGCCGCAAACGCTGGAAATGGCTGCGCCGTTACGAGGTCATTGCTTTGGTTGCCGCATTTATGCTGTTTAGCGCAATTCTGTTCACGCCGCCAATCGTGACGGAAGCAGTCTCCCCTATTTATCAGGAATTGAGGAGCTGGGGCAACGGCATGAGCCAGATCATTTTTGGCAAAGGGCGGCATCCGGACCAAAGCGGCGTAACATATGCGCTGAATGCTTCCTATGACGAAGCAGACGTCAGCCAGCCGCCATGTCCGAAAGTATTTCCGTTGTCCATGAAGACGCAGCTGAACGATTTAAGGGAGAGCCTCCCTTTTTCGCTTCCTAAGATCACCTATATGCCTAGAGGATATATATTTAATTCGGCAGAACCAATTACCGCAAAGGGCTCTGCCCTTGGACCCGCGGGGAGCGGACAGATCGAAGGCGTATATTTGCTGTTCGAAACGCGGCACAACCAGCAATTGACCATGATGTTCAAGACGCTGAAGGAGGACGAGATCATCCGCATGCCCTATGAAGAGAACATCGAGACGGTGACCTTGAACAATGGCACCATCGCTTATTTTACTCCGGGGAAAACGCAACAAATTACCTTCATGATCGGCGATATCTACTTCATGGCTGCAGGCGGTTTGGATAAAGAAGATCTTCTGAAAATCGCAAATGGCCTAGATATATAAGAAAGGGTGCCCTTTCGGGCACCCTTCTTCTCCGTTGTTATCTATGTTACGCGCCGGTTCCCTCTAGCGGAATCAACTCCTGCTTCACGAGCTTCACGCGCGATATTCTCTTGTTGTCGGTTTGTTCTACTACGTAAATATAGCCATCATTCTCGACAGATTGCCCGACCTGTGGCGGCAGCACCTGGATTCTCGAATATAACCAGCCGCCGATCGTATCGTAATCATCCGAATCCAGCTCCAGGCCGAATCGGTCGTTTACCGCTTCAATCAGCATAAGCCCGTCGATAGAATAGGTATCCTCGCCAATTTGCTCAATCCCGGGACGTTCCTCGTCAAATTCATCCTGGATTTCACCGACGATTTCCTCGACGATATCCTCCAGCGTGACAAGTCCGGACGTACCGCCGTATTCGTCAATCAATATCGCAATTTGCGTCTTGTTCCGCTGCATGCGCTTCATCAAGTCGCTGATGTGGGTGGATTCGGGCACAGCCATTATTGGACGAAGCAGGTCTAAATAATTCGCCGAGTTCGAACGTATCAAATCTTTTATATGAATAAAGCCGATCACGTGATCCTTGTCGTTGGCACATACCGGATAACGTGTACGTGTTCCCTCTAAAGCGATTTCCAAATTTTCATGCAAGGTGTTCTGGGTATACAGACAGATCATTTCGGTACGAGGTATCATGATTTCTCTTGCCGTTGTATCCGCAAATTCAAAAATGTTATCCACGAGGGACATCTCGGTACTATCGATCAGACCGCTCTCGCTGCTCTCCTTCATCATCACCCTGATTTCTTCCTCAGTATGCGCTGAATCATGCTGCTCCTTAAGCGGCTCGATGCCGAATATTTTCAGCAGGCCGGATGACAAGCCGTTCAGCACCCAAATCATCGGAAACATCAGTCGGTAGAACACTTGCATGGGGCGTGCCGACAGCAGGGTAACCTTCTCCGCATTGCGGACGGCCACCGTCTTCGGCGCCAGCTCCCCAAGAACGATATGCAGCACGGCGATAAGCAAAAATGCCGTCGCCAGCGAAATGGTGTATGCGGCCTTGCTCCCTATCCCCGCGAACTGAAAAATCGGATTCAGCAGACGCGCCACAACCGGCTCACCAAGCCATCCTAGACCAAGAGAGCTAAGCGTAATGCCCAGCTGGCATGCGGACAAATAACCGTCCAGACGGCTCATGAGTCCTTTTGCCGTGATGGCGCTCTTCTTCCCCTCCTCAATCAAGGCATCGATTCGGCCTGCGCGAACTTTCACAATCGCAAATTCAGCCGAGACGAAAAATCCGTTAAGCAGAACTAATATAATCATAAGTCCCACGTGGTAAATACTCGGTAAAGGGTCAGTCAATACGATTCCTATTCCCGCTGTACAAAAAGCGGAGAACAGGTGCACCTCCTTCGCGGTTTGAATTAATTTGACTGTGAACAGGTTCATGACCTTTTACATCTAATTATATTATTATACACTACACAGTCAAACGGCATGGTATGACAACAGACAAGAGTAAAGGGCTAATTTATTTTGTTTTCCACCTAAAGTTGCGGTTGGTACATCGATACCTAGCTTTTGCTGGCTTTTCCTATCGATTTGATGCCAATTCCCATATGAATGAACACAAATAGATCAACAGAATGAAACAAGGCTGCCCGATCGGGCAGCCTTGTTTTGCGTATCGCTGGCGATCGGATATGAAAGCCCGCTATCTTGACGTCTGCGGATTTCCGATCGTTCCCGGATATTGATAATACAGCGGTTCAGCAAAAGTAGCGTAGTCCAGATTCACCATGAGCAGAACTGTACGTACTCCCGTTGCTGGGTCGCTGATAATGATATGGTCGCGGCCAGCCGCTTCGAGGACGCCTTTGAATATTTTCGCGTTCCATTCGGAGTTGTTCTCATAAGTCATGTAAAATGTGCCCACCTTGCCCAGGTTCAAGCGAAAAATGTTCTCGATATAGGATTGCTCAAATTGTGGAGTTGCCGTTGGTACGACCGTACCCGTCGGCGTCATCGGACTGCCGCTTGGCACCTGCGGCGGATACGGCAGCTGCATTCCCCCTCCCCCTTGCATCTGCATTGGCAGTTGCTGTTGTGGAGAATAAGTGCTACCCCCGGCGAAAGCTCCTGACGGGCTGTTGCCGATCTTATAGGTGACCGGCCGGTAATTTGGATTGAACATGGAATTATACCTCCTTAATTTATTGTTTGTGAAGGGAGACAGCTCCCGTTAAAATACAGAAGGACAATTCTCAAAGGTTGGGGAGAAGAAGCAATGAGCCTTAAATCGCCCTGTGTTTTGCTGGTTGTACCAGGTACCAGGGCATTCGCCTTCCGGTCTGAAGAACCATAAAGCATTGCTCGCTGGCCATGTGCGCTCACCGTTAACCACCCTTCTGGCCAGGCGGATGTCGGAATCGCGGGCTCTTTGATAGAAGTAGCCTTTTTGAGGGGCCTCGAACCCTCCGGGCGACTGAAATACCATTTGGTTCATGGTTCTTATATCCCTGAAATCAAGGCAATTGCCGAGTATCCGATTAACGCCGACGTTGCCGACCATCAACATGCCTAGTTCGCCTTCCCCTTCTGCTTCCGCACGCATCAGACGGGCCAGCAGTCTGACATCCTCGGAGTTTGCTTTTATGACAGCCAAGTGGCTTTCCTCCTTCAATCTCTAATGAACGATATATCCTATGTGCATCCGCCCATATTTGTGCCTATTTTTTTGTTGTTTGTTGCATTGTCAATCCGGTATGGCGAAGGTTTGCGATGAATGCGATTTCATTTTTGAACAAATCGTGTCTATTTCTATGGACGCGCTTACATGAATAGCATATACTAATAATGAATCCATGCTTCGAACATATGGAGTCGGAGCAGAATGTTGCGAGAAGCGCTTAAGCTGTGCTTCACAAAACGAATGGGAGGTACGACTAATGAGAATCGCGATTGTTGGCGGTGGACTTTCAGGGTTAACGGCCGCTGCTTATCTGTCCGACAGTCCGGGTATACAGGGAACAGTGTTCGAGCGTAGCCCACAGTTGGGCGGTAGAGCCTTTACTTATGAGAAATCAGGTTTCACGCTGAATTATGGAGCACATGCGGTTTACGGCATCGACAGACATACGCTGCTGGATATGGAGAACGAGCTGAACCTCCGTTTTAACAGCAAGCAGGTAGACAAACGGAATGTTGTATATGCCAAGCATGGACAACTCACTCCCGCTCCGCTTGATTTCGTAAATATTATGAAGACTGGCGTACTTACAACGATGGAGAAAATTCGTTTTGTTGCAGAAGTCGCTGCGGTCATCACTAATATTCATCAATTGAAAAATTATCCGACGTTAGGCGAATATTTGAATAAGTCTAACGCTTCTCCTGACGTCAAAGAGCTGTGGGAGCATCTAGTCAGCTCCAATTTCTTCATCACCCCGGAAGAAGCGAGACGCGTATCCGGCGAAGTAATCGCCGAATACTACCATAACCTGTTCCTCTCGCACAAGCCGGTAAACTACATCCTCGGCAGCTGGTCAACCATTACGAATCAGCTGGTGGATAAGATTTCCCAGAACAAGGATTGGGAAATTGCCGTTAAGGAGCCGGTTGAATCGATTACGATGGAAAATGACAAATTCATACTGAACACCAAAACTCGCGATTCATTAGTTTTTGATCAGGTCATTTTCGCTATGCCAGTACAGCAAGTCGCTAAATTACTGGAATCGACACCTTGGGGCCAGTCCCTTGAACCTTACAAAAACAATACATCAACAGAAGTGCTGGTATACGACGTCGGATTCTCCAAGATCATCAATCGTCCCTTCCACTATATCAGCGATATGAATAACAAGCTGTTCATCAGCGACGTCTCGGCGACGGATCATACCGTTGTTCCTGAAGGCGGGCAACTGCTGCAGGGCATCGCCTACTTGAATGATGATTTTGCGGATGAAGAACAGAAGAAGCAATATCTGGAGAGCAAGACCATGCAGATGGAAGCGCTCTTTGATACTTACTACCCGGGCTGGCGCGACAATACGGCGGTTAAGCGTGTATCGAAGAAGGCCATGGTCGCCAGCGTCAAGAACATCCATTCAAATAAGCTGCTGCCCAATAGGCTGGATCAGGTTCCCTTCTATTTCTGCGGGGATGGCTGCGAAGGCAAGGGAGAGCTGGCTGAACGCGCCTTCTCAAGCGGGCGCAAGGTCGCCCAGGATATTCTGGCCAACACGGCCAACGTTAAAGCGCTATCTTATTCATGACAATCAAACAGCAAGAGAGCTGCCCGGCCTGGACAGCTCTCTTGCTGTTATTTGTAAGGCACCATAGCGGCAGCCTGCTTGGAACAATTCAATAATTTCTCCTCAAGTCACGATACCCATCATCCATATTCCGGGACGATCTGCCTAAACGTTCAAATCCCAGGTAGCGATTTCCTTGAAAAGACAGCTTCCCTTGATCCCCTTCCGCACATTGTCCATACTCCAGTCCACTTACCGGAAATTCCAGCCGGTCTCCACTTTCTACCTCAAAAGTGATGAAGTACTTGCTGTCCATCTGGCTTACTGCCGTATCCGTGTTATGGCGATGAGAAACCTCCGTACGTTTGCCCACGATAA
This window harbors:
- a CDS encoding DUF4367 domain-containing protein — protein: MKRSSPREAVYPAEFNILFDEAFDEATKQLPPYTNAYKQQSWNALQPKLMKQVRRRKRWKWLRRYEVIALVAAFMLFSAILFTPPIVTEAVSPIYQELRSWGNGMSQIIFGKGRHPDQSGVTYALNASYDEADVSQPPCPKVFPLSMKTQLNDLRESLPFSLPKITYMPRGYIFNSAEPITAKGSALGPAGSGQIEGVYLLFETRHNQQLTMMFKTLKEDEIIRMPYEENIETVTLNNGTIAYFTPGKTQQITFMIGDIYFMAAGGLDKEDLLKIANGLDI
- a CDS encoding hemolysin family protein, giving the protein MIILVLLNGFFVSAEFAIVKVRAGRIDALIEEGKKSAITAKGLMSRLDGYLSACQLGITLSSLGLGWLGEPVVARLLNPIFQFAGIGSKAAYTISLATAFLLIAVLHIVLGELAPKTVAVRNAEKVTLLSARPMQVFYRLMFPMIWVLNGLSSGLLKIFGIEPLKEQHDSAHTEEEIRVMMKESSESGLIDSTEMSLVDNIFEFADTTAREIMIPRTEMICLYTQNTLHENLEIALEGTRTRYPVCANDKDHVIGFIHIKDLIRSNSANYLDLLRPIMAVPESTHISDLMKRMQRNKTQIAILIDEYGGTSGLVTLEDIVEEIVGEIQDEFDEERPGIEQIGEDTYSIDGLMLIEAVNDRFGLELDSDDYDTIGGWLYSRIQVLPPQVGQSVENDGYIYVVEQTDNKRISRVKLVKQELIPLEGTGA
- the gerQ gene encoding spore coat protein GerQ — translated: MFNPNYRPVTYKIGNSPSGAFAGGSTYSPQQQLPMQMQGGGGMQLPYPPQVPSGSPMTPTGTVVPTATPQFEQSYIENIFRLNLGKVGTFYMTYENNSEWNAKIFKGVLEAAGRDHIIISDPATGVRTVLLMVNLDYATFAEPLYYQYPGTIGNPQTSR
- a CDS encoding cell wall hydrolase — its product is MAVIKANSEDVRLLARLMRAEAEGEGELGMLMVGNVGVNRILGNCLDFRDIRTMNQMVFQSPGGFEAPQKGYFYQRARDSDIRLARRVVNGERTWPASNALWFFRPEGECPGTWYNQQNTGRFKAHCFFSPTFENCPSVF
- a CDS encoding FAD-dependent oxidoreductase → MRIAIVGGGLSGLTAAAYLSDSPGIQGTVFERSPQLGGRAFTYEKSGFTLNYGAHAVYGIDRHTLLDMENELNLRFNSKQVDKRNVVYAKHGQLTPAPLDFVNIMKTGVLTTMEKIRFVAEVAAVITNIHQLKNYPTLGEYLNKSNASPDVKELWEHLVSSNFFITPEEARRVSGEVIAEYYHNLFLSHKPVNYILGSWSTITNQLVDKISQNKDWEIAVKEPVESITMENDKFILNTKTRDSLVFDQVIFAMPVQQVAKLLESTPWGQSLEPYKNNTSTEVLVYDVGFSKIINRPFHYISDMNNKLFISDVSATDHTVVPEGGQLLQGIAYLNDDFADEEQKKQYLESKTMQMEALFDTYYPGWRDNTAVKRVSKKAMVASVKNIHSNKLLPNRLDQVPFYFCGDGCEGKGELAERAFSSGRKVAQDILANTANVKALSYS
- a CDS encoding DUF2500 domain-containing protein — protein: MQSWVEMFGVMNTALPIFFIIILGIILISVGRGILRYAINSKQPLLIVSTIIVGKRTEVSHRHNTDTAVSQMDSKYFITFEVESGDRLEFPVSGLEYGQCAEGDQGKLSFQGNRYLGFERLGRSSRNMDDGYRDLRRNY